A section of the Apostichopus japonicus isolate 1M-3 chromosome 1, ASM3797524v1, whole genome shotgun sequence genome encodes:
- the LOC139966988 gene encoding uncharacterized protein, with amino-acid sequence MENALPVEIISHIFRFLSCQVRKTASQVCKTWYEASLDPQLYTRTVLRVNLSIDAVTEGNIDYINARKVPTIDLFIPKSESGYEKSEEIIITRNIRRSVTVMQSLDAIAACHRSLILQGNFSASMLHTLTCVTCTRFDQIQINGDNLANVLLQYKEKEAFMHSLAKFLRVNVVARRLSDKQCSTLLKYLPKLTHLTLKRSCYFEVATEMSLHFHTSIEFKIPISLSFRMILALCSKFKCDLVIQALELDEQVNNVSNAMHTLNSLANITVLKFIFTSSMNLTNDMLDAFRKMQPESLELSASNNQIKPSPCRLIETLVTSLTCLREITVSHLPIECSLAQIISCLPPITSIFYSEAVNHEKVQFRTTISVFENFCKKKMIFKFSGERDGLKCLEETLLPLAITSRNNINEMTLVSCAITRCVVKLISELTELQSLKLICGFEASGVALAHQNDCSKRTDGSAFLGCLQKLQFLQLRNCSFLTENTFQNLKCLHLKQLDLLNCSGLTDEGLISIIRFNPSLEVINLNHCSLLTDTSIQQVVKLLAGNLKKITVKNCQHLSDR; translated from the exons ATGGAAAATGCACTACCAGTTGAG ATCATCAGCCATATATTTCGATTTTTGAGTTGCCAGGTCCGTAAAACAGCATCCCAGGTGTGCAAAACATGGTATGAGGCATCACTTGATCCTCAACTCTACACAAGGACTGTCTTACGAGTGAACTTGTCCATCGATGCGGTGACGGAGGGTAACATTGACTACATAAACGCTCGAAAAGTTCCAACGATTGATCTATTCATTCCCAAAAGTGAGTCCGGATATGAGAAATCAGAAGAGATTATAATCACCAGGAATATCCGCAGAAGCGTTACCGTAATGCAATCATTGGACGCAATAGCTGCATGCCACCGCAGTCTAATACTTCAGGGTAACTTCTCCGCATCAATGTTACATACACTCACCTGTGTGACTTGTACAAGATTTGATCAGATACAGATCAACGGTGACAATCTAGCAAACGTGTTACTTCAGTATAAAGAAAAGGAGGCATTCATGCACAGTTTAGCGAAATTTCTGAGAGTAAACGTAGTAGCACGCAGGCTTTCTGATAAACAATGCAGCACATTACTAAAATATTTACCGAAATTAACTCACCTTACATTAAAGAGATCTTGCTATTTCGAGGTTGCCACAGAGATGAGTTTGCATTTTCATACGTCTATTGAATTTAAAATTCCGATTAGTCTTTCCTTCAGAATGATCCTCGCTTTGTGTTCTAAATTTAAATGTGATTTAGTAATTCAAGCGTTAGAGTTGGACGAACAAGTTAACAATGTATCAAATGCAATGCATACCCTGAATAGCCTGGCTAATATAACAgttttaaaattcatttttacGTCTTCCATGAACTTGACCAATGACATGCTAGATGCATTTCGGAAAATGCAACCAGAATCTTTAGAATTGTCTGCGTCTAATAACCAAATAAAACCTTCCCCTTGTCGCCTTATAGAAACGCTCGTCACGTCTTTGACTTGTCTAAGGGAAATAACGGTGTCTCATTTGCCTATCGAATGTTCATTAGCACAAATTATCTCGTGCCTTCCACCTATAACTTCTATATTTTATAGTGAAGCAGTGAACCACGAAAAGGTTCAATTCAGGACAACTATAAGTGTCTTCGAAaatttttgtaaaaagaaaatgatcTTTAAATTCTCAGGTGAGAGGGATGGTTTGAAATGTCTCGAAGAAACCTTGTTACCTTTGGCAATTACGTCTCGAAATAATATCAATGAAATGACATTGGTTAGTTGCGCCATTACCAGATGCGTTGTTAAGTTGATATCAGAATTGACGGAGCTTCAGAGTCTAAAACTGATCTGTGGATTTGAGGCTTCTGGTGTAGCATTGGCTCACCAAAATGACTGTTCAAAGCGAACAGATGGATCAGCTTTCTTGGGTTGTTTGCAGAAGCTACAGTTCCTTCAACTTCGGAATTGTTCATTCTTGACCGAAAACACATTTCAGAACTTGAAGTGTCTTCATTTGAAACAACTTGATCTGTTGAACTGTTCTGGTCTGACGGATGAAGGACTAATTTCTATTATTCGTTTTAATCCCTCTTTGGAAGTTATAAATCTTAATCACTGTTCCTTGCTGACAGATACAAGCATACAACAGGTGGTGAAACTACTAGCAGGAAACCTGAAAAAGATTACTGTCaaaaattgtcaacatttaaGCGACAGGTAA
- the LOC139972184 gene encoding uncharacterized protein: MNELFRANFLTYSVTFVGLLIVLSEVMCVPLSTPLTTTGETSVTCQDVCEYDEWFRRARCHERNLQHIPTSTGCENAAMLEVHENNIQSINQETVNGYRFVQTLDFSQNEISHIEPGAFLNVSNVKHLLLSNNALVTLRNRTFVGTERHLTRIYLDKNEVAIIEGAAFHGLNKVQHLDLGYNNIQSITAGHFLDMPGLEYLILENNELVSIENDTFNCLISLEVIALNNNKLTSIPNGLFDGLTTLKDIDLSQNLLHTILSPSELGLISKLRYLLLADNYINKSTDIVPFFEQSVYLFVGGNPFECDCGFQNIQEWYLNQSIVVKQVLSHCSSLGCYFNDSYIDVTAALPTNSCQTDDGVLTSTTVKYTTNHVKTSTEELEQPKDSTVNPIKQTVLTESLSSDSLLIDKLWKISMANLIICSVIMVMLLLYCYIIIIKRSER; the protein is encoded by the exons ATGAATGAACTTTTCAG AGCCAACTTTCTGACGTATTCGGTGACATTTGTTGGATTACTTATTGTATTATCCGAAGTCATGTGTGTCCCCTTATCAACGCCACTGACTACGACAGGTGAGACATCAGTTACATGTCAAGACGTGTGTGAATACGACGAATGGTTTAGAAGGGCTCGTTGTCATGAGAGAAACCTTCAACATATACCTACATCAACTGGCTGTGAAAATGCTGCTATGTTGGAGGTACATGAGAACAACATACAATCGATCAATCAAGAAACAGTGAACGGGTACCGTTTCGTACAAACGTTGGATTTTTCACAGAATGAAATATCACATATAGAGCCCGGAGCGTTTTTAAATGTCTCAAATGTGAAGCATTTGCTTCTGTCAAACAACGCTTTGGTCACTTTACGAAATCGAACTTTTGTTGGTACGGAAAGACATTTGACAAGAATATATCTCGACAAAAATGAAGTAGCGATTATTGAAGGAGCTGCATTTCATGGACTTAATAAAGTTCAACACTTAGATTTGGGATACAACAATATTCAGTCAATTACTGCAGGACATTTCCTGGACATGCCGGGACTAGAATACTTGATTCTCGAAAACAATGAATTAGTCTCGATTGAGAATGATACTTTTAATTGTCTGATTAGCCTGGAAGTTATTGCATTGAACAATAATAAACTAACGAGCATTCCGAATGGATTATTTGATGGTCTTACAACTCTCAAAGATATTGATCTGTCGCAAAACCTACTGCACACTATTCTAAGCCCATCTGAACTTGGACTTATTTCAAAATTGCGATATTTGTTACTAGCGGacaattatataaataaatcaacCGATATTGTTCCTTTCTTTGAACAGTCTGTGTACTTATTCGTGGGGGGAAACCCCTTTGAATGTGACTGTGGgtttcaaaatattcaagaGTGGTATTTGAACCAATCAATTGTCGTGAAGCAAGTTCTCAGTCATTGCAGTAGTTTAGGATGTTATTTTAATGATTCATATATTGACGTCACTGCTGCTCTACCAACTAACAGTTGTCAAACGGATGATGGCGTCCTTACTTCAACCACTGTAAAATATACAAcgaatcatgttaaaacatctacgGAGGAATTGGAGCAACCAAAAGACTCCACTGTTAACCCCATAAAGCAGACAGTGCTTACCGAGTCACTGTCATCTGACTCCTTGCTTATAGATAAATTATGGAAGATATCGATGgcaaatttgatcatttgttcTGTAATTATGGTGATGctattattatattgttatattattattataaagagATCAGAAAGGTAA
- the LOC139970910 gene encoding uncharacterized protein — protein sequence MPQLRIFHQGRYVYYRPNRTVHFLPPLIGNTDSRKSVATETNTQDSAHSKTLRHDDHTRRAHAYRKLVAHISKSLTKENVDDMKFLAKEHIFPTHLLDRISSGKEFISLLEQKRFLAENSLHFLQTLLYYTARHDLYERIFRFRYGVQGGYRKKGVNIEEKYNLQQRSRDILQLPVEVKNFRDQLQPRSRFNNADIPSMQEKLAVLSTRLDESRKRVSAANTLHTNNKYDTTERYVSLKTAAAFEEGRDDQTSAAVQDQQDQLDVSVGDRKVTSNCETTKKNSGQENMPDSKLRKLRKRLNVNLSKRYNHTEPTFVQHKHQPSRHSKNNPFVRKAVGAGRTTVHNDHVEGMTVKSILPC from the exons ATGCCACAGCTGAGAATTTTTCATCAGGGAAGGTACGTGTACTACCGGCCAAATCGTACTGTTCATTTCTTACCACCACTTATTGGCAATACTGATTCAAGGAAAAGTGTTGCCACGGAAACGAATACCCAAGATTCAGCTCACAGCAAGACGTTACGTCATGATGACCATACTAGAAGGGCCCATGCGTATCGGAAACTGGTAGCTCACATTAGTAAAAGCCTCACGAAAGAGAATGTTGATGACATGAAATTCTTGGCGAAAG AACATATCTTCCCGACTCACCTTCTTGACCGGATCTCGAGCGGTAAGGAGTTCATTTCTCTGTTGGAACAGAAGAGATTCTTAGCGGAGAATAGCTTGCATTTCCTACAAACACTTCTCTACTACACAGCTAGACACGACCTCTATGAACGTATCTTCCGATTTAGATATGGCGTGCAAGGAGGTTACAGAAAGAAGGGTGTTAACATCGAAGAGAAATATAATC TTCAACAGAGGAGTAGAGATATATTACAACTTCCAGTTGAAGTGAAGAATTTTCGAGATCAGCTACAACCCAGGTCAAGGTTCAACAATGCCGACATTCCGTCCATGCAAGAGAAACTAGCCGTGTTGTCGACAAGGCTGGACGAAAGCAGAAAGCGAGTCAGTGCTGCTAATACACTCCACACGAATAATAAATATGACACAACAGAACGATATGTTAGTCTCAAAACAGCAGCTGCATTTGAGGAAGGCAGAGATGACCAAACCAGTGCAGCAGTGCAAGACCAGCAGGACCAATTAGATGTTTCAGTTGGTGACCGAAAAGTAACATCAAATTGCGAAACTACTAAGAAGAATTCTGGTCAAGAAAATATGCCAGACTCAAAACTAAGGAAACTTCGTAAACGGCTGAACGTGAACTTGTCAAAACGCTACAATCATACGGAGCCAACGTTTGTACAGCACAAGCACCAGCCGAGCAGGCATTCAAAGAACAATCCATTTGTAAGGAAGGCGGTTGGTGCCGGTAGAACAACCGTTCATAATGATCATGTTGAAGGCATGACAGTAAAGTCCATTTTGCCATGCTAA
- the LOC139970920 gene encoding uncharacterized protein, which produces MPSAGAVSAPSILPLRIPRAGTTSNQIDTNTLVEIKSETPGAVIYFTSNGQKPNPYVRNSKTTIKYKGPFLLNDGKRAIKAMAISRDGRRESMVVSKTFLVEWAEPEASDERDDDEQSFIMEERRPRSSLRRSFADVEDVVDATRSSNALALASTYPSLRSSVPSMPYSAWGSQPVRSMQTSPDYLFHYHMHEGKPMPQQPPVQRAPAPVTVNPVGNYGDQNGWGAVHVPLPAFLNQTIGTQTVGLFYPTHEQLTRKEKDVEEVRMLRESSTSTTPKPKLTDTSPGKGYWKRQLAHLSAHLEAFTQKDSEFRAEIGAPKMGKITAAAVEDDGVDVTITLSFESKAETTPAVRPNRASVARQGAISMKQTAKESEADSVYGRRKKKPLSKKLAAKKKEEEKLTPEDKALFREIGPKGEGNPDTIQDLLDEGADPNAENKDGVPALMVAAMNIHLDAVEALLEEGAKIGTKVTGRRGNTALHEAVLLGPDGQEVIELLLENNANPKAKNTKGETPYDLAVKNGYQSIVALFASSMGQDMLDKMSHSKKERGKKKKKEESEEEEEEDEEESEEDSPRPKKYKEKLPKDKGTVYPSSNLDAQADAEKLRKAMKGFGTDEKAIIEVLSQRSNFQRQKISKQFKQMFGKDLVKELKGELSGKLWDVVEGLLMTPEMYDAYQLHKAIKGLGTDEDTLIEIICTRTNSSIKAIKKAYQQAYGKKLEDDVSGDTSGHFQRLLVSVLEGARPEDDEVDPGKAKEDAAALYKAGEDSWGTDESRFNVILMSRSYAQLRATFAEYGNVSKHSIEQAIKKEMSGDLKNAMLAVVRCVMNKHKFFADKLYKTMKGAGTDDETLKRIVISRCEVDMENIKGEYQTAYKETLGKAISGDTSGDYKKILVSLVGGEN; this is translated from the exons ATGCCATCAGCTGGTGCGGTCTCAGCGCCGTCTATTTTACCACTTCGGATTCCTAGAGCTGGGACAACATCCAATCAGATTGATACCAACACCTTGGTTGAGATCAAATCAG AGACGCCAGGAGCTGTCATTTACTTCACATCAAACGGTCAAAAACCCAATCCATATGTCAGAAACAGCAAAACAACGATCAAGTACAAAGGACCATTTTTACTTAATGATGGCAAGAGGGCTATTAAAGCTATGGCCATTTCAAG AGATGGACGCAGGGAGAGTATGGTTGTGAGTAAGACATTTCTGGTGGAGTGGGCAGAACCAGAGGCTTCAGATGAACGTGATGACGACGAGCAAAGCTTCATTATGGAGGAGCGCCGGCCGAGAAGTTCACTTAGG CGGTCCTTTGCTGATGTAGAGGATGTCGTCGATGCTACAAGATCATCGAATGCCTTAGCTTTGGCTAGCACTTAT CCATCTTTGAGAAGCTCTGTTCCCTCGATGCCTTACTCAGCCTGGGGATCCCAGCCTGTTAGGAGTATGCAGACATCTCCAGACTATCTCTTTCA CTATCACATGCATGAGGGGAAGCCAATGCCTCAACAGCCACCAGTCCAGAGAGCCCCTGCACCGGTAACAGTCAAT CCCGTCGGGAATTACGGAGATCAGAACGGATGGGGGGCAGTACACGTGCCCTTACCGGCCTTCCTCAACCAGACCATCGGTACTCAAACAGTCGGTCTCTTTTACCCAACTCACGAGCAACTCACCCGTAAGGAGAAGGACGTGGAAGAAGTACGGATGCTTCGGGAATCCAGCACATCCACCACACCAAAGCCCAAACTGACAGACACAAGTCCCGGGAAGGGTTATTGGAAACGGCAGCTGGCTCACCTGTCTGCCCACTTGGAGGCTTTCACCCAGAAAGATTCAGAATTCAGGGCAGAGATCGGGGCTCCAAAAATGGGGAAG ATCACAGCAGCCGCAGTGGAAGACGATGGCGTGGATGTCACGATTACTCTTAGCTTTGAATCAAAGGCTGAAACCACACCGGCTGTCAGACCTAACAGGGCCTCGGTCGCTAGACAAG GTGCAATATCGATGAAGCAAACTGCAAAGGAAAGTGAAGCTG ACTCTGTTtatggaagaaggaaaaagaaaccACTGAGCAAGAAGCTAGCTGCCAAGAAGAAAGAAGAGGAGAAACTAACA CCGGAGGACAAAGCACTCTTCAGAGAGATCGGACCAAAGGGTGAGGGTAACCCAGATACCATCCAGGATTTATTGGATGAG GGAGCAGACCCAAACGCAGAGAATAAGGACGGCGTCCCTGCGCTGATGGTGGCagccatgaatattcatctggATGCGGTAGAGGCCCTACTCGAGGAGGGAGCTAAGATTGGTACCAAAGTGACCGGAAG gcGAGGCAACACTGCCCTCCATGAGGCTGTGCTTCTTGGACCAGACGGACAAGAAGTCATTGAACTTTTACTCGAGAACAACGCCAATCCCAAGGCTAAGAACACGAAAGGGGAGACCCCCTACGACCTAGCAGTGAAGAACGGCTACCAGAGCATAGTGGCACTGTTTGCTTCAAGCATGGGCCAGGATATGTTGGACAAGATGTCTCATTCCAAGAAAGAGagaggaaagaagaagaagaaagaggagagcgaagaggaagaggaggaggatgaaGAGGAGAGCGAAGAAGATTCACCACGgcccaaaaaatataaagaaaaactgcCAAAA GACAAAGGAACTGTTTATCCTTCTTCAAACTTAGACGCTCAAGCCGATGCTGAAAAATTGAGGAAAGCCATGAAAGGATTCG GTACCGATGAAAAGGCGATTATCGAGGTACTCTCTCAACGTTCAAACTTTCAGAGGCAGAAAATTAGTAAACAGTTCAAGCAGATGTTTGGCAAG GACCTTGTGAAGGAATTGAAGGGAGAGCTGAGTGGTAAATTGTGGGATGTGGTAGAGGGCCTCCTAATGACACCAGAGATGTATGATGCCTATCAGCTACATAAAGCTATCAAG GGTCTGGGCACGGATGAAGATACTCTGATTGAGATTATATGTACCAGAACAAACAGCTCCATTAAAGCCATCAAGAAGGCCTATCAACAAG CTTACGGTAAGAAGTTGGAAGATGATGTCAGCGGGGATACCTCTGGACACTTCCAGCGGTTATTGGTGTCGGTCTTAGAGGGCGCTAGACCTGAGGATGATGAGGTTGACCCCGGCAAGGCCAAAGAAGATGCAGCA GCCTTGTACAAAGCAGGTGAAGACAGCTGGGGCACTGATGAGTCTAGATTCAATGTCATTCTGATGTCGAGAAGTTACGCCCAGCTGAGGGCGACGTTTGCAGAGTATGGCAACGTATCCAAGCACAGCATTGAACAGGCCATCAAGAAGGAGATGTCAGGTGACCTGAAGAATGCCATGCTAGCTGTTG